One stretch of Trichomycterus rosablanca isolate fTriRos1 chromosome 3, fTriRos1.hap1, whole genome shotgun sequence DNA includes these proteins:
- the LOC134310039 gene encoding uncharacterized protein C2orf66 homolog gives MDGVKNHPQVHLELDHTSMLTVLVLAALLVGLGKSHQLSAEEWKSLNNPTSRMLFFQIMQSYLDGREAQTGAGNIRTDVLKDGNSNVADSAFDNYKYLDNSIFELD, from the exons ATGGATGGAGTAAAAAATCACCCGCAGGTTCATTTAGAACTCGACCACACAAGCAT GTTGACCGTACTGGTTTTGGCTGCACTGTTGGTGGGTTTGGGTAAATCACACCAGTTGAGCGCAGAAGAATGGAAATCTCTGAACAACCCAACGAGCAGGATGCTG TTTTTCCAGATCATGCAGTCGTATCTGGATGGTAGAGAGGCTCAGACTGGAGCCGGCAACATACGGACGGACGTACTGAAAGACGGAAACAGCAACGTGGCCGACAGTGCGTTCGATAATTACAAATATCTGGACAACAGCATATTTGAGTTGGATTGA